One Nitrospirota bacterium genomic window, CTTAACAGCAAGGATCTGTGAGGGGTATACACTTCTATGGCCGGTCATCAGGAAGCTGATCACGCAGGCCACGGCTGCATAAGGTGCTATCCTTGCCCCAAACAACTCCACCGCCATAATGCTTGCGGCAATCGGTGTATTGGCGGCACCTGCAAGAAGGCTCACCAGACCGATGGCTGAAAAGGTGGCGATATCCTCTCCCAGCATCCTTGCGAACAGACTCCCGGAGGCGGCACCAATAAAGAACGTGGGAGTAACGATCCCTCCACTTCCGCAGAAGTTCAGCGTAATACTGGTGAAGACCATCTTCAGGATAAAGTCAAACCAGTCGGCTTTTCCACCTTGTAAAAAATACTCGATTGAATTAAGCCCGAGACCAAGATATCGCCTTGAAAATATCAAGGCTAAACCTATAAGAAGAAAACCTCCAATAAGTCCCTTCAGCGGAGACCATATCTTGATCACTCTGGAAATTTTTTCACCTATCTTCAATACCTCAATAAGTAAGAATGAACAGATGCCAAAGAATATCCCTCCCAGTACTACCTTTAGAAAGAAGGATTCACTGAAGATATAGACAAATTCAATGGGATGATAAAAGTAGGTTATCCCCATAGCTGATGAGACCTGATAGCTTATAAGCCCTGAAATAAAAGACGGCAGAAGGACATCATATAAAATACCGCCTACAAAGAGAACCTCGACACCAAATATGGCCCCTGCTATGGGGGTACCGAAGACAGAGGCGAATCCCGCACTGATCCCACATATGACCAGTTTTTTGCGGTCACTCTCTTCAAATCTAAAGAGATTCGCAAAAATCGACGAGAGCCCGGCCCCAATCTGGGCACAGGGTCCTTCTTTCCCTGCAGAGCCGCCAGAGACAAGGGTGATGACCGTAGTAATAAGCTTCACTGGGACAACCAGCGCCTTTATATTTCCGGATTGCTTATGGACAGCCTCGATCACCTTCTCTGTCCCATGCCCCCCTGCTTCGGGCGCCAGATATTTTGTCAGGATAGAACTCAAAAATAACGCCGCAGGAAGAGTGAGAAAGTATAGGTGATACTGATTTGTATAAGTTATACTCCCATTCAATATCTTCAGGAATACCGCAGTTGATAAACCTACAATTACTCCTATAATTGTTGCTAAGACCACCCATTTTAGAATACTGATGAAGAGTACTGTCGGTTCTTTTATGTTCTTTAGCATCACAGTTTTATAATGTATAACATGTCAAATAAGAATATCAATAACAAGAATAAAATATAGTTGTAAATCAGTCTTTTAATAAAGCAGACAGCACCGGCGGTGTCACGAGGGTTGTGAGCATTATAACCACCACGATTGCTGAAAATATATTATCATCCATTACACCAAGTGACTTACCCATATTGGCAAAGATAAGGCCGACTTCTCCACGGGGTATCATACCGACTCCTACAACCCATTTATTGATCCCTTTTCCACACACGAAGCCGGCAACTATCTTGCCGATTACTGCTATGACAAATATACCGAGCGACAGGAGGACTATCTTAAAATCCATGAATGCCTCCAACTTTACCTGCATCCCTGTAATGACAAAGAATATCGGAACCAGGAAATGACCCAGGTGGTCCACAAAATCTTCTGTATGTTTCTCGGAATGAGATTCTGTTATCCCCTTGATCTTTGCAATAAAGGCGCCACGGGTTTCACTCTCATGTACAGCTTCCTCAATCTCATCAACTATCCCTGGTCTTTCGAATTCCCTGAAATGTACAGGCTTTAATATCAGTCCGCCGGCGAAAGCGCCTACTATAGGCGCCAATCCGACTAAAGATGCAAGGTACGCAAAGACAAGCCCGAAAGAAATAACGAGGGCGAACTTCATTCCTATCCCTGTATGTATCCTTGAGAAGAACTTACCAAGGAATGGGGCAAGCGGCATACCTATAAGGACTGCTCCTACAAGGAAGATTATTGCCTTCGCCAGTATGATGCCCATCTCAGCCATGCTGACACTTCCCTTAAAAACTATCGCAGAGACAACGGCAAGGATTACAAGTCCCATAATATCATCTATGACTGCTGCGCCTATAATGACCCTTGATTCGGCTGTCTGCGATTTCCCTATGTCCTTAAGCACCCTTGCAGTGATGCCTACAGATGTAGCTGTCAGTATTGAACCCAGGAAAAGATATGTATTAGCAGAATGTCCAGGCATTAAGATCGGACCGGCAACGTATGTCCCTAATACAAAGGGTACTACGACTCCTACAGTGGCAACCAGGAAAGACTGGACACCAACTTTGGCCATGCTTTCAACACTGCTCTCCATGCCTATGTAAAACAGTAGTATAACCACACCGAGTTCTGCGAGGAAATGCATGATCTCATTAGAGACCATCGGCGCAAAGAAGTAAATGCCAAGGAGGGGCAGGTTGCCAAGACAGATTCCCATTAATATTTCACCCAGGACCGCAGGCTGCCCGACACGCTCTACAAGGGCAGAGACCTTGGCAAGTATCAGGACGATGGCGACCCAGAGGAATATTATGGTTATGTTGGAGCCGTGTTCACCGCCACCCTGCGTAGTCTCCGTGGCAAATGAGATCGCCGGAATCACTAAAGATGTAATTAATGTCAGAACTACTAATGATAACTTATTGTAAATCATCTATTGTCCTCGTCCACGGCCTTTTTCAGCATATCAAGTATGCTGGGTATGGCAGAGGTGACCCTGTTCCAGTTTGGGATCAGCGGGGCAGTCATCGGGTTTTCTGAATATGCCTCGGATGCAAGCCTTATGGCATTTGCAAATGCCTCAACAGCGCCCGCCTCTTCATGTCTGTCAAATTTGAGGCCGTTAATTGCAGCATCCGCTTCGTACTTCACCATAGTATCCTCGGCAAGCCTTACGTACGCCACCTGAAGCGATTTAAAAAAACTGTCAGAAAGGACAACCCCCTCAGCAGCAAGGAATCTGAAAAGGGATTTGCAAATGTCCACAGACATCCTCATCAATCCTTTTCGGGCATCATCAGGGGAAAGCTGTTGATGCTTATGCTCATAATTATCAGCTATGTCAACCTGGCAAACCCGGCGTGGTGAATAATTTCTGAAGACCTCGGAAAGTACACCGACCTCAAGCCCCCAGTCCCATGGTATCCTGTTAGTCCTTGCCATATCAGTTATCATTGCAAATTCCCCTGCAAGCGGATACCTGAAGCTATCCATGAACAGGAGAAAGGGATTTGGTCCCACAAGTTTTTGCAAGGCCCTGATGATCGGGGTCATTAACAGCCTGGTCACCCTTCCGTGCATTTTGTCGGTTATTCTGCTATAGAAGCCTTTGCAAAACACTACATCTATATTGGGATTTGCAACGGGATAGCACAACCTGGCAAGCATTCCCCTGTTATATGTAACTATATCGCAGTCATGCAGCGCTATGACTTCAGATTGTGCGTTAGCGATAACGTATCCATAGGCGATCCACGCAGAACGCCCCTTGCCATCTTCCCCGGCCCAGACATTATTTCTCTCCAGCGTTGCATAAATCTCCTTAATCCTTTTACCCTCGTTATGAACAATCTTTACTTCACAGGGGAGCTGCGACATGAACTCTCTGACATCCCTGAATTCATTATCATGCGCCCTGCCAAGGGTGAGAATGACCTCACGGATATATTTGACCTTTTTTAATTCTGCAATTATTCCTTTAATTGCCTCACCCTGAAACTCTGTAACAAGAGCAGGAAGAACCAACGCTATCGGCCTTTGCCTGGAGTATTCCATGAGTTCAGACTCAATCCTTTCCAGTCCAGGACTTCCAAGCCTGTGTAATGTAATTATCAAATCTGTTTGATAGAAGTCTGCCATTTTTCACCTCCTATAAATATTCAGCATCTCTTTCTTTCTCATTATTCTTCCTCTCTTTAGGCTCCGGCTTCCCTTCGCCGCCGTTAATGATTCTTTTCGCTGCATCTATTCCACCTATGCCGAATGCTATTGCAAGGGCGAGGATGATGCCGCCAAATACAATCGAGAAGGCAGCTATCACTATTCCCGGCGCTATCCGGAGTTGTTCAAGCGCCATAGCAAGTATAAGAACAATAAGCAAAAGCCTTACAGCCTCGGCAAGTATCTTTGCATAGTGATAACCGCTGTTTACTGCAGTAATCAATACCGCCCTGCTGATAAATCCTGCAAATATATATCCTGCAATAAGGATAACAATAGCGGAGAATGCACGGGGAATATAGAATAAGAATTGTTCTATCAGGTTATCAATGGTCTGCAGCCGAAGGGCGCTTAATCCTATTATGAAGGAGAATATAATAAGAAACCAAAAAATTATACTCCCGAAAACATCTGACGGTCTTGACCATACATCACCCTTTCTTATAATGGCGGTCAAACCCACCCGGTCACACCAACTATCGAAGTTTATAATCCTGAAGAACCGCAGAATCAATAGTTTAATCAACCATGAGAATAAGAAACCGGCAATAAAAATAATCAGCATTGCAAGCAGATTCGGCACAAATTCAAAGAACGCCATTCCAACATCCCTGAGCGGCTGTAATAATAAGTCCATAAAGTTTTCCATGACACCACCTCCTCATTTCCAGTTAGTTACAAGGTAGTCTTTGTTATTTTCAAACTCCAGACACAATGTTTCTATGCAGGCCTCCGCGCCTTCCTGTTCCATGTTTTCCACTTCAAACACAAATGATGCCGTCTTCCCGAGATATAAAGGTACAAGAGACCTGATAAGGTGTTCCGGAGACATCACCTTTTTATGATAAGCAACAATAAAGTCATATATAACCCTTGTCCATAATCCGTCCGGGAAACGAAATTCCCCGACGGAAAGGTTTCCAAGACTTTCTAACTCACCAAGATCTCCCGGTCCCATTACATCCTTCCAGATACCCCGCAGATCGTTTAACCCTGCTTTGAATATGTTCAGCATCTTCTCTGCATTTACCTTTACGGATTCAAGCCCCACGTGGTATCTGAAACCAAAGGTCGGGACATCAGATGAGCCCTTTTCATCCTTCCATTTATCATGGTGTTTCTCCATCAGATTAAACAGGGTAGCCACTACCTGCAACAGCATATCAGCCAGGTCTGAACCGGGATCTTTAGGGTCGTGAATTTTTGCTCCCAGAAAGGTCTGACAGACCTTGAAATCATTGGCAATCGCCTCTGTTGTCATCCATATATCTACACCAAAGCGTGCAACATGGCTTTCCCATACCTCCTGTGACACATAAAACTCCGCCATTTTTCCGGAAAATCCAAACTCCCCTCCTATGGGTTGCCTGACCCTCCTGCCATAGAGCGCCCTTGTTACAGGATAGACAATTGAGTTGGTAATAGTCCCATCATACTTATGCCTGCTGTAGAGCGGGGCTACAAAGTCAAAACCCTTTTGAATAACAGGTGACAGAAGAAGCTCTAACCACTCAGGCGTTATACTGCGTAAATCCGCATCTACAACACAACATGCCTCTGCCTTCATCTCTACAGCCTTACGGAATAAGGCCCTGAAGGCGCTCCCCTTACCCGGAATTCCGCTGTAAGGCATGCTGATCCTGTGAATAGGATACACGGGATGAGAAAGAAACATCGCGGCATGATCATGTACGGCTGATCTCACGATATCCGGTGTCCCATCCTTTGAGCCTCCATCCGAGTTGACGATGATCGCCCGTTTATCCGGAAAATATTTTACAAGTCCTGCATCTACTGCCTTTACAACATGTCCGATAGTCCCGGCATTATTATAACTGGCGATTCCAACAAGGATGTCTGTATTATCCATCTGTCAGTCACCTGCCTCTGCCAGCATGATCTGCATGTCCATGACATTTGTCCATGTCGGACCTGTTATCATGTGATGATGCATCCCTGTAAGAGAATCAAGATTTTTGAAAAAATTATATGAGTCGTTATTTCCGAGATACGTGATAGGGTCAATTCCATATTTGCACGCAAGAGAGAATGTTTCACCATCAACTATCGCCCCTGCCGCATCCGTAGGGCCATCTGTACCATCCGTACCCGCAGAAAGCATGGTTATACCTTTCTCTCCTTCGATTGCCATGGCAAATGCAAGGGCCAACTCCTGGTTTCTGCCTCCAAGCCCTTTCCCCTTGACTGCCACAGTAGTCTCACCGCCTGACAGGAGACAAACCGGTTCGCTTCCGTTCTTCAATGGTTTTTTGGCTTCAATTGCCTTCTCTGCCAAATATCCTGCTACCTGTGAAACATCACCCTGAATATCAGTGGCAATTATTTCAGCCTTATGTCCCAGAGATTCTGCTTTTTCCGCTGCTGCAGCAAGGGCTTGCTTAATACTTCCCACAATTACATTCCTTACATTACCGAATAAAACGCCGTCCTGCATCGGTGTCTCTTCTATCTCTCCCTGCAAACCCTTCCCGATATATCTGAGTACACTATCAGGCACCTTATCTTCAAGTTTATATTTCCCTATTACATCCATGGCATCTCTAAAGGTTGAACTATCCGGAACAGTGGGACCGGAGGCAATAACATCAAGCCTGTCACCGATTACATCAGACAGTACGAGAGTCACTACCGATGCAGGATACGCCATCTCTGCAAGCCGTCCCCCTTTGACCCCTGATATATGCTTCCTGAGAACATTCAATTCATTTATCGTTGCGCCTGCTTTGAGCAGCAGGTCTGTCACATACTTTTTGTCATCCAGAGTAATATCGCCTACAGGTGAAACAAGCAAGGAGGAAGCACCGCCGGAAAGCAGACATATGACAAGCGTCTTCGCATCAGCATTATGCAGCATTTCCATTATACTATTTGTTCCTGCAAGTCCGGAAGCATCAGGCAGCGGATGCGATGCCTCAATCTGTATTATCTTTTTAAGCGGTCTCGTATGTCCATATTTTACTATGATAATCCCGTTATCAATCCGTTCTCCAAATATATCTTCAACGGCCTGAGCCATAGGTGCAGTTGCCTTTCCTGCACCTACAACGACCAGTTTGTTAAAGTCGTTTATTTTATATGCAACCTGCCCATTGATAATTATTTCCTCATTCCGGAGACTTATCGATTTGCGGACAGAGTCGTATGATTCCACTGATTTCAGTGCGGCATCAAAAATGCTTATAAGTTTTTTTCTATTTTTCATTCTCTCTTATCCTTCTTATCAGTTTGATAACTTCCCTGTTCCATCCAACAGGGCCTATACCATCCGCCCTTATAATGTTTTGAAGTTTA contains:
- a CDS encoding cation:proton antiporter — protein: MIYNKLSLVVLTLITSLVIPAISFATETTQGGGEHGSNITIIFLWVAIVLILAKVSALVERVGQPAVLGEILMGICLGNLPLLGIYFFAPMVSNEIMHFLAELGVVILLFYIGMESSVESMAKVGVQSFLVATVGVVVPFVLGTYVAGPILMPGHSANTYLFLGSILTATSVGITARVLKDIGKSQTAESRVIIGAAVIDDIMGLVILAVVSAIVFKGSVSMAEMGIILAKAIIFLVGAVLIGMPLAPFLGKFFSRIHTGIGMKFALVISFGLVFAYLASLVGLAPIVGAFAGGLILKPVHFREFERPGIVDEIEEAVHESETRGAFIAKIKGITESHSEKHTEDFVDHLGHFLVPIFFVITGMQVKLEAFMDFKIVLLSLGIFVIAVIGKIVAGFVCGKGINKWVVGVGMIPRGEVGLIFANMGKSLGVMDDNIFSAIVVVIMLTTLVTPPVLSALLKD
- a CDS encoding glycosyl transferase — protein: MADFYQTDLIITLHRLGSPGLERIESELMEYSRQRPIALVLPALVTEFQGEAIKGIIAELKKVKYIREVILTLGRAHDNEFRDVREFMSQLPCEVKIVHNEGKRIKEIYATLERNNVWAGEDGKGRSAWIAYGYVIANAQSEVIALHDCDIVTYNRGMLARLCYPVANPNIDVVFCKGFYSRITDKMHGRVTRLLMTPIIRALQKLVGPNPFLLFMDSFRYPLAGEFAMITDMARTNRIPWDWGLEVGVLSEVFRNYSPRRVCQVDIADNYEHKHQQLSPDDARKGLMRMSVDICKSLFRFLAAEGVVLSDSFFKSLQVAYVRLAEDTMVKYEADAAINGLKFDRHEEAGAVEAFANAIRLASEAYSENPMTAPLIPNWNRVTSAIPSILDMLKKAVDEDNR
- a CDS encoding glycerate kinase is translated as MKNRKKLISIFDAALKSVESYDSVRKSISLRNEEIIINGQVAYKINDFNKLVVVGAGKATAPMAQAVEDIFGERIDNGIIIVKYGHTRPLKKIIQIEASHPLPDASGLAGTNSIMEMLHNADAKTLVICLLSGGASSLLVSPVGDITLDDKKYVTDLLLKAGATINELNVLRKHISGVKGGRLAEMAYPASVVTLVLSDVIGDRLDVIASGPTVPDSSTFRDAMDVIGKYKLEDKVPDSVLRYIGKGLQGEIEETPMQDGVLFGNVRNVIVGSIKQALAAAAEKAESLGHKAEIIATDIQGDVSQVAGYLAEKAIEAKKPLKNGSEPVCLLSGGETTVAVKGKGLGGRNQELALAFAMAIEGEKGITMLSAGTDGTDGPTDAAGAIVDGETFSLACKYGIDPITYLGNNDSYNFFKNLDSLTGMHHHMITGPTWTNVMDMQIMLAEAGD
- a CDS encoding glycosyltransferase, which gives rise to MDNTDILVGIASYNNAGTIGHVVKAVDAGLVKYFPDKRAIIVNSDGGSKDGTPDIVRSAVHDHAAMFLSHPVYPIHRISMPYSGIPGKGSAFRALFRKAVEMKAEACCVVDADLRSITPEWLELLLSPVIQKGFDFVAPLYSRHKYDGTITNSIVYPVTRALYGRRVRQPIGGEFGFSGKMAEFYVSQEVWESHVARFGVDIWMTTEAIANDFKVCQTFLGAKIHDPKDPGSDLADMLLQVVATLFNLMEKHHDKWKDEKGSSDVPTFGFRYHVGLESVKVNAEKMLNIFKAGLNDLRGIWKDVMGPGDLGELESLGNLSVGEFRFPDGLWTRVIYDFIVAYHKKVMSPEHLIRSLVPLYLGKTASFVFEVENMEQEGAEACIETLCLEFENNKDYLVTNWK
- a CDS encoding chloride channel protein, whose amino-acid sequence is MMLKNIKEPTVLFISILKWVVLATIIGVIVGLSTAVFLKILNGSITYTNQYHLYFLTLPAALFLSSILTKYLAPEAGGHGTEKVIEAVHKQSGNIKALVVPVKLITTVITLVSGGSAGKEGPCAQIGAGLSSIFANLFRFEESDRKKLVICGISAGFASVFGTPIAGAIFGVEVLFVGGILYDVLLPSFISGLISYQVSSAMGITYFYHPIEFVYIFSESFFLKVVLGGIFFGICSFLLIEVLKIGEKISRVIKIWSPLKGLIGGFLLIGLALIFSRRYLGLGLNSIEYFLQGGKADWFDFILKMVFTSITLNFCGSGGIVTPTFFIGAASGSLFARMLGEDIATFSAIGLVSLLAGAANTPIAASIMAVELFGARIAPYAAVACVISFLMTGHRSVYPSQILAVKKSSSLEVEIGKEIEGIKPEYKHRRKSLTSAGLRIARKIKKDKKEE